One Isoptericola dokdonensis DS-3 genomic window, CACGTGCACGCCGACGACGTGCGCCAGGTCAACGACGGCGCGTACGGCGACCAGCCGCTGGTCTACCAGCAGTACGTCCCTCTGCCCGACTTCGACGGCAACCGCGTCGTGCTCGGGTCGTGGGTGATCGGCGGCGTCGCGGCCGGATGTCTGGTGCGCGAGTCCGACGGGCCCGTCACCGACTACTTCTCCCGCGTCGTCCCGCACGTCATCGGCGACGCCCGCATGCCCGACGACGCGCAGGTCCAGGCCTGGCTCGACGAGTGACGGGTCACACCGGCTCGGCCGCCGGAGCGGTGCCGGCCGGCAGGGTCACGGTGAACGTCGTGCCCGCCCCTTCGACGCTGCTGATCGCCAGCTCCCCGTCGTGCGCGTCGACGATGGCCTGGGTGATGGACAGCCCGAGCCCGACGCCGGGGACCCGGCGCCTGGTCGCCGTCGTCGCGCGGAAGAAGCGGTCGGTGAGCCGGTGCACCTCGTCCGCGGGGATGCCGACGCCGTCGTCCTGCACGGTCAGCACCGCCTGCGGCGCGCCGTCGGGCGCCTGGCTTCGTACCGCGCGGACCTCCACGCGCCCGCCCGCCGGGGTGAACTTCAGGGCGTTGGACAGCAGGTTGTCGACCATCTGCCCCAGTCGCACCGGATCGGCCGACAACGCCACCGGGCCCGGCGTGGAGTCGACCAGCGCCAGGTCCTGCGAGATCGCGAACGGGACGGCGGAGCGCACGGCGGCCGCCAGGACGTCGGCGAGGTCGGTGGGCTCCTGGCGCACCACGAAGCCACCCGCGTCGACCTGGGCACGCAGCAGGAGGTCCTCGACGAGGTGCAGCAGCCGCTGCGCGTTGCGTTCGATCACCTCGAGGTAGCCGCGCTGCTCGGCGGAGAGGTCGTCGTCGTCGAGCCGGAGCAGCTCCAGGTAGCCGAGGACCGACGAGATCGGGGTGCGCAGCTCGTGGCTGACGTAACCGAGGAACTCGTCCTTGGCCCGTTCCGACTCGCGCTCGGCGGTGACGTCGGTCGCCACGAACAGATAGCCCTGCTCCTCGTCGCCCGGCAGGGGCGTGCGCCGCGTGACCGTCAGCCGCACCACCCGCGTGCGCTCCCGGCCGACGAGCGTCCAGTCGTGCTGGAACGCCAGGCCGTGCGCCGCGCTGCCCACCAGGACCGACCACCGCTGCGGGTCGCCCTCGGGGCCGGGCGGGATCCGGTGGCCCTGCTCGAGCGCCACCGCGTCGAGCTCGGCGGAGACACCGAGCTCGAGGAGCGGGCGCCCGATCATGTCCTGTGCCGCCCGGCCGCTGAGGTGTTCGGCCCCCTTGTTGAAGACCTCGACCGTGCCGGTCACGTCGGTGCCCACGATGGCCTGCTCGGTGGCGGCCTCCACGAGCCCGGCCATGAGGTCGCGGGACGTCCGCAGCTGGTCGGCCAGCGCGCTCTGCGCCGCAGCACGGGCGCGCAGACCCTGTGCGGCGTCGGACACGAAGACGGCGAGGACGAACGCGACGAGCGGCACGAGGATGCCCCGGTACACCGTGACCCCCGTGCTCGCGAAGTCCTCGATCCACACCGCGGGCACCAGGACGCTGATCGTCGCCAGCGCCGTCCCGAGCAGGACCCCGCGCCGTCCGCTCGTCCAGGCGAGGGTGGTCACGGGCAGCAGGACGAGGATGGAGAAGTAGAGCAGCTCGCCCGACGTCCCCCGCTGCAGGAGCAGCAGCGCCCCGACGGACGTGACCGGCAGCAGGTCCTGCGCGGCGGGCGCCCAGCGCCCCCAGGGCAGGAACGCCGCCGCCATCAGCACCGCCACCTCCACGAGGACCGCGGCCACGACGAGCACCGGTTCGTCGAGGTGGGCGATCACCACCGGGAGCACCGCCACCGAGATCCCGAAGATCGCCGCGAACGCGACCTGCCGCTGCAGCACGCTGTTGAGCGGGAGGTGCGCGACCTGGAGGCGCGGGATCCAGGGGGCGTCGCCGGTGTTCACGTCGCCGTGGGCCCGCCGTGCAGCACGAGGACCACGGCGGCTCCGGCCATCGCGAGAGGGGCGGCCAGGAGGAGCCACCGCTCACGGCGCCGGTTCGTCTCCGTCTCGTCGCGCAGCGCGTCGTCGTCGAGCGTGGCCCACCAGTCCGACCGGTCGTCGGGAGGCTCGTCCGTCGCGGCGTGGCGTGGCGTCATCCCATCACCCTTCCCGTCTTCTCGGTCTTGTCCCAGGTCGCCGCCGCGCCCTGCGCCTCCTTGAGGTAGGAGTCGAGCGTGACGGCGCACAGCAGGGGTCCGAACCCGACGACGTACAGCAGCAGGCTCGTCACCCACCGCCACCGCACGACGCCGTCCAGGAGCTTGAGCAGCCAGGCGAGCATCATCGCCACCAGGGGCCAGGCGTACAGCACGTACAGCAGCACCGTGCGGGTCTCCTGGGTCACGTCGATCCCGACGAGCTCGAGCCAGGTGTTCGGACGCCAGGCCGCCACCATGACCACGATCGCGCCGAGGCCCGGGAAGGCGAGGCCCTCGAACCACGCGCGCCGGGCGGTGCGGTGGTCCAGCATGAGGGTGAGCAGGGTGACGTAGACGTAGGCCACGACGGCGAGCCACCAGAGCCAGGTGAAGAGCTCCAGGGCGGCGACGTCGTTCACCGCATGGAGCACGACCAGACCCACCGAGGCGAGCACGGCCGCGACCGGCAGGCCGAACACCGAGAACCAGACGACCCCGAACGAGACCGACCCCAGCCGGTGGTCGCGCGAGGGCCGGAACCAGACCTTGCGGAACCGGGACGTGATCTGCACGTTCCCGCGGGCCCACCGCAGCCGCTGCTTCCACAGGGCCCGGATCGACGCCGGTTCCTCGGCGAGCACGTGGACCGTGGGGTCGAACACGACGCGACGCCCGCCGAGCTGGGTGAGGAACGTCGTGCAGGTGTCCTCCGCGAGCGTGGTGGTGTCGATCTCCCCGCCGATCGCCTCCAGGTTGACCCGCGAGTGGAGCTGGGCGCCGCCCGCCAGGCAGGCCATCGCCCCGAGCACGTTCTGCGCGCGGCGCGCGGCCGCCTGCGCGGCGACGTACTCGAACCCGACGAACCGGGCCACCGCGGCGGGACGCCGGCTGCCCTCGGCGATGTAGCCCGTCACGGCACCGATCTCGGGGTCGGCCAGGTGCCGGGTCATCCGGCGCAGGGACTCCGGCGCGAAGATGACGTCGGCGTCCATGACGAGCAGCGCCTCCATCCAGTCGTCCGCGAGCGCCTGGCGGATGCCGTGGTTGAGGGTGTGCGCCTTGCCCTGCCCGCCCTGCTCGCGGCGCAGGTGCCGGATGCGTCCCGGGTAGCGGGCGGCCATCGCCCGGGCGACGTCGGGGGTGTCGTCGGTGCTGGCGTCGTCGACGACGAGCACGCGCAACCGGTCCGGGGGGTACTCGAGGTGCATGAGCCGCTCGAGGGACGGCTCCAGCACGGCGCCCTCGTTCCAGGCCGGCAGCACCACGACGACGCGCGGCAGGTAGGGCGCCGACCGCGGCCAGTGGTTCGTCACGGCATGGACCGGCACGAGCAGGTACTGGTAGACGCCGACGACGACCGGCACGGCCCCCAGGGCGACCGCCGCGACGCAGAGGACCTCCAGGACCTGGAGCAGGACGTCCGTCACGGCTCCCCCGCGAGCCACCGGTAGGCACCGACGTCCCCGGCGTGGTGGGCGTCGGTCGACGCGACGAGCGGGACGCCCGCGGCGCGCAGCTCGGCGACGACCCGGTCGCCGGGGCACCGCCACTTCTCGTTGATCTCGACGACGCCGTCGGCCGCGAGCAGCGCGGCGACGAGGGCCGTGAGGTGGTCGTCGTCGACGTGGGACTCGTCCAGCCCGACCTTGGGCAGGACGGAGAACGGGTGCGCGAGCTGCGCCGGCCCGGAGGCGGCGAGGGCGTTCACGTAGGCGGTCACGAGATGCCCGACGACGTCGGCCGGGTCCAGGCCGGCCGCGAGGCGCTCCCGCGTGGCAGAGGGTGACCAGGGTCCGTCGGGTGCGGGGAGCTGGTGGTCCGCGAGGAGCACCCGGCCGGGACCTGCGCGGGTGCCGACGGCGGCCAGGACGTCGGCGGGCGCGTCCACGGTTCCGGCGGTGTCGAGGATCTTCGCCTCGATGCCGGTGCGGACCGTCAGCCCGTCGGGGACGTCGAGCGCGGCGACGGCGGCGAGGAAGTCCGGCACGTGGGTCGCGGCGACCCGGACGTGCTCCACCATGCGGATCCGGGTCAGGCCTCGTCGGGTCGCGGCGGCGAGGTTCTCCGCCGGGGTGCTGTGCGCGTCGTCCGAGAAGGTGGAGTGCACGTGGTGGTCGCCCCGCAGGTCGACGCCACCGCGGGCGGCGGTGCCGGCGTCCGTCACCGCTCCCCCGGGCCGGCCGCTGCCTCGAGGGCGGGCAGGACCTCGTCGAGCGGGAGGAACCTGTCCTCCAGGAACCGGACGTTCGCGACCTCGCGGAAGTCGAGGCGGGCAGGGACCGGCCGCCCGAGCACGGCGTCGAGCGTGATCGACGGCATGTCGACCCCGGACGCGACGGTCAGGGGCATGGCGCCCGGGAACCGCGGGTTCACCTCCAGCAGGGCGGGCACGCCGTCGGCGTCGCGCTTGAGCTGGACGTTGGCGACGGTCGTCAGGCCGATGACGCGGGCGACCTCCGCGGCGGTCGCGATCAGCTCCTCGTCGTGCACCGTCACGCCGGCCACGGACACGCCGGAGTCGACGCGCAGGCGGGCCCGCGGCACGGCCGCCACGACGTGGCCGTCCAGGTCCGCCAGCACGTCCACGGAGTACTCGTCGCCGGGCAGCAGCTCCTGGACGAGCAGGTCCTCGGCGGCGCTGGTCGCGACCAGCTCGGCATGGTCGGTGACGAGCCGTACCCCCCGCGAACCGGCGCCGCGGCGCGGCTTGACGATCACCGGGAAGGTCCACCCCTCGTCGGCGCCCTGCGTGCCGAGCAGCTCCGTGCGGGGCACGCGCAGGTGCGGTGCGCACGCCCGGGCCAGCGCGAGCTTGTCGAGCGCCGTCTCGAGGGTCTCCAGGGACGGCGAGGCCAGGACGGTGCCGACGTCCGCCAGCCGGTCGCGCGCCGCCGCCAGCCGCGGCAGCTCGACGTCGACGGTGGCGAACAGCACCTCGACACGGTCCCGGTCGCACAGCGCCACGACCTCGTCGACGAACCCGTCCGCCAGTCCGGGCGGGACGAGCCGGCGCCGGTCCGCCTCGACGAGGTAGATCCCGCTGGCCCACCGGTCCATGTCGGCGGCGTGCACCGCGACGTCGCCCCGGGCCAGCAGCGAACGGATCACGGCCACCCCGGCGGGTCCTCCCGCACCGGTCACCAGCACTCGCGTCATCGTGCGTCCTTCCGTCAGTGGAGCGGGCTCTGGCCGTGCACGCCCGCATGGTCGCCGACCAGCAGCCCGAGGCGCCCGACGGCACGCAGCGCCTCCATCGGCTCGGCGTAGGTGCCGACGCCGAACCTCGACCAGTAGCGGGCGGTCGCCCGCACCGACTCGGGCTGCATGTAGTCGCGGTGCGCCTGCGACGCGAAGGCGGCGAGCATCCGCAGCTTCGTCTCGATGTGCTCGTCGACGGGCGAGAAGCGGGCGGGCTTGAAGTCGATCGTGGCCGAGGGGCTCTGGTAGCACAGCACCGTGGGGACGCGCCGTGCCGCGACCTCGACGCCCTGGTGGACGGCCCGGTGGTCCTGGTGGCGGTCGTTGGCGGTGTGGGTGTACACGATGGTCGGGTCGACGTCGGCGACGACCTCCTCGATCGCCCGGATGACCGCCGCGAGCGGCTCCATCCGGGTGTCCTCGAAGTCGAGCAGCACCAGGTCGGCACCGATGACGGCGGCGGCCGCCCGCGACTCGTGCTCCCGCGCCGACGGCTGCCCGCCGACCGCGCCGCGGGACAGGGTGAGCACGGTGACGTCGTCGCCGATCGCGCGGTGCGCGGCCAGCGTGGCCCCGGCGCCGATCTCCACGTCGTCGGGGTGAGCGCCGACCGCGAGCACGCGTTCGCGGGGCGTCGGGGTGCCGGCCTGGCGGGCTCTCTCGACGAGCGTCCGCGCCCGGTCCACCAGCCTGGCGGAGTCGAGCGGCTTCACGAGGAACTCGTCGGCGTCGTCGCGCAGGGCCTCGACCGCGTAGTCGACGCTCGCGTACGCCGTCATGACGATGACCGGCAGGCGTGACCCCTCGGCACGGATCGCCCGGACGACCTCGAGACCCGACATGCCCGGCAGCTCGATGTCGGTCACCAGCAGGTCGAAACGCTCGGCCCGCAGCCGCGCCAGCGCCGACACGCCGTCCTCGACCACCGCCGTCTCCATGCCGCCCGTCCGCCGCAGCACCGTGGCCACGTAGATCGCGGCGTCCGGGTCGTCCTCGACGACGAGCACCCGGACCGGTCGTGCATCCTCCACCGCGATCCTCCCCCGCACCTCGTCCGATGAGGTCACGATGCCAAAGGACGGTCGAGGGCGCGCGAGGAGCGGTCCCCACCGCCGCACGCCGGGGCACGTCCCGTGGCCCGTCAGCCGCGGCGAACCCTCCGGGCTGTGGCCACCGTGGCGGCGACGCGGGGCACCGTCCAGGCGGCGGCCAGCGCGAGGGCGACCCCGAGGAGCGTCTCGCCGACCCGTTCGGCGAACCAGTGCCCGGCGTGGGTCTCGTCGCCGACCAGCAGCAGGGACAGCACGAGCAAGGTCGAGAAGAAGGGCATGACGTACCAGCGGCTGCCCGCGGTCGCGGCGGCCCCGGCGAGGGCGACCACCACGAGCAGCGCCCGGACGCCGTCGCTCGGTCCCGCGAGCGCGATCACGCAGGCCAGCAGCGACCCGGCCAGGACGCTCAGCGACCGCCCGACCTCCCGCACGTGCGCGTCCCGCAGGCGTGGACGGCTCACGAGCAGCGCCGTCGTGCAGGCCCAGCCCGGGTGGTCGAGGCCGAGGGCCAGGCCGATCGCGGCCGCCACCGCGCCCGCGACGCCGATCTGCACCCCGTAGACCAGCATCGCGCGCCGCGCCGGCACGGGCCGGGCCGGCGGCTGCGGCACGTCCCGCTCCGGCCAGGCGAGGGACACGAGCCAGGCGTACACCGAGCCCGCGAGCATCAGCAGAGCCATGCCTGCCGCCGACCCCACCGAGTCGAACGACAGCCCCGCCCCCACCAGCGGCAGCCCCAGCGCCATCGCCAGCGGGGCGAGGCGTCGGCCCGGCACGGCGACGGCGGCCGCGACGGCGACGCACAGCGCGAACACCGTCAGCACGGCGACGACCGGGTAGGGCGCGACGACGGAGCCGATCACCATCGAGACGCCGGCCAGCGCACCCACCCCGACCACACCGGCCCGACGCCGCCGGCTCGCCGGCAGGCCGACCGCAGCCGCCGGCAGCACGCCGACCGCCAGCGCGAGCCCCCGCGCCGGGTCGTCGAAGGCCACGACGGTCGCCGGCGCCGCGTACGCGACACCCAGCCCGAGGCGCGACCACGACCAGCTCAGCGGCCCTCGTTCCGGGCTGTCCGACGACGGCATGCGGCCACGCTAGCCGCGGCCACCACGTCCTGCGCGACGTCCCTCAGCGACGCGGGTCGTGACCAGGTGTCGACGGCACCTCGGACGTCGACAGCCGGGCAGCCGCCGTGAAGCCGGGCACCACGTCGTTCGGCAGCATCGCGTCGATAGGCGTCCGACGGCGAACGGGTCGACACTCGGAGGAGCTCGAGAACACGGCGGCGACCGCTGGGTCCAGATCCGGAGTGACTGGCTCCACGCACGTCGGGCACACCCTGTGCCGAGGACCGGGCGGAGGAGCAGACCATGGGGACCCTGCCGCACGACGACGACGCAGAGATGTTCGGCAACCGCTTCGCCATCGAGGAGGTGCCGACCAGCAGCTTTCCCACCGGCGGCATGTCCGCCGTCGACGCGATGCGGCTGGTCGGGGAGGACCTGGCCCTGGAGGGCGACCCGGCCCGCAACCTGGCGACGTTCGTGACCACCTGGATGGAGCCCGAGGCGCAGCGGGTGATCGCCGCGAACCTGCACCGGAACTTCATCGACCACGCGGAG contains:
- a CDS encoding response regulator, with product MEDARPVRVLVVEDDPDAAIYVATVLRRTGGMETAVVEDGVSALARLRAERFDLLVTDIELPGMSGLEVVRAIRAEGSRLPVIVMTAYASVDYAVEALRDDADEFLVKPLDSARLVDRARTLVERARQAGTPTPRERVLAVGAHPDDVEIGAGATLAAHRAIGDDVTVLTLSRGAVGGQPSAREHESRAAAAVIGADLVLLDFEDTRMEPLAAVIRAIEEVVADVDPTIVYTHTANDRHQDHRAVHQGVEVAARRVPTVLCYQSPSATIDFKPARFSPVDEHIETKLRMLAAFASQAHRDYMQPESVRATARYWSRFGVGTYAEPMEALRAVGRLGLLVGDHAGVHGQSPLH
- a CDS encoding ATP-binding protein → MNTGDAPWIPRLQVAHLPLNSVLQRQVAFAAIFGISVAVLPVVIAHLDEPVLVVAAVLVEVAVLMAAAFLPWGRWAPAAQDLLPVTSVGALLLLQRGTSGELLYFSILVLLPVTTLAWTSGRRGVLLGTALATISVLVPAVWIEDFASTGVTVYRGILVPLVAFVLAVFVSDAAQGLRARAAAQSALADQLRTSRDLMAGLVEAATEQAIVGTDVTGTVEVFNKGAEHLSGRAAQDMIGRPLLELGVSAELDAVALEQGHRIPPGPEGDPQRWSVLVGSAAHGLAFQHDWTLVGRERTRVVRLTVTRRTPLPGDEEQGYLFVATDVTAERESERAKDEFLGYVSHELRTPISSVLGYLELLRLDDDDLSAEQRGYLEVIERNAQRLLHLVEDLLLRAQVDAGGFVVRQEPTDLADVLAAAVRSAVPFAISQDLALVDSTPGPVALSADPVRLGQMVDNLLSNALKFTPAGGRVEVRAVRSQAPDGAPQAVLTVQDDGVGIPADEVHRLTDRFFRATTATRRRVPGVGLGLSITQAIVDAHDGELAISSVEGAGTTFTVTLPAGTAPAAEPV
- a CDS encoding glycosyltransferase; amino-acid sequence: MTDVLLQVLEVLCVAAVALGAVPVVVGVYQYLLVPVHAVTNHWPRSAPYLPRVVVVLPAWNEGAVLEPSLERLMHLEYPPDRLRVLVVDDASTDDTPDVARAMAARYPGRIRHLRREQGGQGKAHTLNHGIRQALADDWMEALLVMDADVIFAPESLRRMTRHLADPEIGAVTGYIAEGSRRPAAVARFVGFEYVAAQAAARRAQNVLGAMACLAGGAQLHSRVNLEAIGGEIDTTTLAEDTCTTFLTQLGGRRVVFDPTVHVLAEEPASIRALWKQRLRWARGNVQITSRFRKVWFRPSRDHRLGSVSFGVVWFSVFGLPVAAVLASVGLVVLHAVNDVAALELFTWLWWLAVVAYVYVTLLTLMLDHRTARRAWFEGLAFPGLGAIVVMVAAWRPNTWLELVGIDVTQETRTVLLYVLYAWPLVAMMLAWLLKLLDGVVRWRWVTSLLLYVVGFGPLLCAVTLDSYLKEAQGAAATWDKTEKTGRVMG
- a CDS encoding PHP domain-containing protein, with protein sequence MTDAGTAARGGVDLRGDHHVHSTFSDDAHSTPAENLAAATRRGLTRIRMVEHVRVAATHVPDFLAAVAALDVPDGLTVRTGIEAKILDTAGTVDAPADVLAAVGTRAGPGRVLLADHQLPAPDGPWSPSATRERLAAGLDPADVVGHLVTAYVNALAASGPAQLAHPFSVLPKVGLDESHVDDDHLTALVAALLAADGVVEINEKWRCPGDRVVAELRAAGVPLVASTDAHHAGDVGAYRWLAGEP
- a CDS encoding ATP-grasp domain-containing protein, which gives rise to MTRVLVTGAGGPAGVAVIRSLLARGDVAVHAADMDRWASGIYLVEADRRRLVPPGLADGFVDEVVALCDRDRVEVLFATVDVELPRLAAARDRLADVGTVLASPSLETLETALDKLALARACAPHLRVPRTELLGTQGADEGWTFPVIVKPRRGAGSRGVRLVTDHAELVATSAAEDLLVQELLPGDEYSVDVLADLDGHVVAAVPRARLRVDSGVSVAGVTVHDEELIATAAEVARVIGLTTVANVQLKRDADGVPALLEVNPRFPGAMPLTVASGVDMPSITLDAVLGRPVPARLDFREVANVRFLEDRFLPLDEVLPALEAAAGPGER
- a CDS encoding FUSC family protein, whose translation is MPSSDSPERGPLSWSWSRLGLGVAYAAPATVVAFDDPARGLALAVGVLPAAAVGLPASRRRRAGVVGVGALAGVSMVIGSVVAPYPVVAVLTVFALCVAVAAAVAVPGRRLAPLAMALGLPLVGAGLSFDSVGSAAGMALLMLAGSVYAWLVSLAWPERDVPQPPARPVPARRAMLVYGVQIGVAGAVAAAIGLALGLDHPGWACTTALLVSRPRLRDAHVREVGRSLSVLAGSLLACVIALAGPSDGVRALLVVVALAGAAATAGSRWYVMPFFSTLLVLSLLLVGDETHAGHWFAERVGETLLGVALALAAAWTVPRVAATVATARRVRRG